The Gemmatimonadota bacterium sequence GGAGCACCCGCGCAACGGTCTGATCGCACCGGGCGCCTTCATCCACGTCGCGGAGGACACCGGCGTGATCGTGGAGATCGGCCGCTGGGCGGCCCGCGAGGCGTGCCGCCAGTTGGGCGAATGGCGCGCGACGAGCCCGGGCGCCTCCGAGCTGTCCGTACACGTGAACCTGTCCGGCAAGGAATTCGTCCAGCCGGACGGCGTGGGCGAGATACTGGACATCGTGCGCGGCGCCGGCCTGGGCCCGGGCAGCTTGAAGCTGGAGGTCACCGAGAGCATCATCCTGGAAAACGCCGACCTGGTGGCGCGCGCGCTCGAGGAACTGCGCGAGCACGGCATTGAGCTGTCCATCGACGATTTCGGCACCGGGTACTCTTCGCTGAGCTACCTGCACCGCTTTCCGTTCGACACGGTCAAGATCGACCAGTCCTTCGTCAGCGGCGCGGCGGCGGAGGTCAGCAATCAGGAAATCATCCGGGCGATCATCTCGCTGTCCCACAACCTGGGCATGGACGTGATCGCCGAGGGCGTGGAGACCTCGGAGCAGATGGAGATGCTGCTGCGGCTGGGCTGCGACTTCGCGCAGGGCTTCTTTTTCTCGGGGCCGATGGCGGGCGGCGACGCCGGGGCCTACATCGACAGGGCCACGGCCACGGCGCTCGCGGGCTAGGCCTCCGCCGGTCAGCCCTCGCGGGGGGGCAGCAGCGTGGCGATCCGCCGCGCCAGCGCGCCGCGGCGAGCGACCACGCCGTCCAGCGCGTCGCGGAGATCCGGGGGGAGCCGCTCGAAGGGAACGCCGTCGCGGTAGTGGCCGAGCAGGACCGCCGAGATGACCTCGTCGTCGTGGTCGTCCCACCGAAAGGCGGCGTCCGTGCCGCGTAACGCGAGCGCCGCGAACGCCGTGCGATCGGCGCCGTCCACGCGCACCTCATCCACGCGTCCGTCCGTGCGCGTCTGCATCAGGTAGATCGCGCCGTCGTCCGCGGCGTTCATCGCCACCCCCGCGCGTTCCACATACCCTTCGCCCCACTCGCCATCCGTCAGCATTCGTCCCCCTTGTCCGGTGGGCCGCGAGAGGCATAGCTTTGCGCCATGCGTTTCTCCCGTCGCCGCCCGAACTTACGCCGCGTGCGCATCGCCTCATGAACGACGCCACTCTGCTCGGCGCGAGTGCCCTCGTTGCCCTCCTGGCCCTGGCCACGGCGGCCGTAGCCTGGGCCTCCAAGATTCGGTCTGATCGCCGGCACCGAATCGTCCTGGAAGAGGCGATTCGCTCCAGGGATAAGCAGATCGCGGCGCTCGAGCAACAGGTCGATTTCCTGCGCCAACTGGAGGCCGTGAAGTTCGTAGAGCGCTACATAGCGACGCGGCGCGGGCTCCAGCAGCGGCTGGACCGGCTCGCGGCGGACGAAGAGGCCGGACGCGCGCACGAGCGCCACATCGAACGCGAGATCCGCGAGCTGTCACGCTCCGATGAGGAGCGCCAGGAGGACGTGCAGCGGCTTCGAGCAGAGCTCTCGCGCAATCAGCAGGAGGCGCACCGGCTGGAGCAGGCGATCGACGCGGTGTACTCGATCGGCGAAATCCAGGTGGACGAGGTGCGTCGCGAGGTGGCCAGGCGCAGGCGACTGGCGGTAGAGCTCAGGGGTCGCATCGAGCGCATGGCGCTGGACGCGGACGCGAAGGTGGCCGAGATCGCGCGCTTGAGCGCCGAACTCGAGAGCGGCCGCGAAGGCATGGAGGCGCTCAGGCGCGAGCTGGACCTGACGCGCTCCGCGGGACCCATCGTCGACGGGCTGCTCGGCATCGACGAGGATCTCGCGGACCAGGTGGACGACATCGACCACCACCTGGCGCAGGCGGGCCTGGACCTGGGCTCGGGCGGCGACGCCGACACCGTGGGCCATTTCCTGGCCGTCGTCGAGAGGGAGCGCTCACAGCGCGGGAAGCTGCTCGGCGCCGGGGGGGGCAAGGCGACGGACGGCGCCGCGGCCCAGAGGGGTCGCGAGGCTACGGCCGCGGCGGAGCGCGGGGGCGCGGGGACCGAAGAGGAGGCGGCGGAATGGGTGGCAGACGCGGTAGGACTCGAAGGCGGCCCCGAGCAGGATCCGTGGGACGCGGTGACGGCGGGCTCGAGCGGCAACAACAACGGCACCAACGCGGACGCGGCCACGCCGCCGCCTCCGGAGCCGGAGTCCAGGCGCCCGGTGGCCGTGCCGGGTCCGGTCGTGGCGGAATCCCCGCCGGCCGAGGAGCACAGCCCGGAAGAGGAGCCGCCGGAACCTCGCGTCTGGTACTGATGGTCCGCGCGGGCCACCCTCGCGGGGCGCCATGAGCGGGCCGGACTACTACGCGCTTCTAGGCGTCTCCCGCGACGCCGAACTCGCCGCCATCAAGCAGGCGTACCGTCGGCTCGCGCTGCGCTACCATCCCGATCGGCGCGGCGGCGATCCGTCCGCGGCCGAGGCGTTCAGGCTCGTCACCGAGGCCTACCGCGTCCTGCGCGATCCGCGCAAGCGACCCATCTACGACCGCTTCGGCAGCACCGGGCTCACCATTCAAGAGGGCCCCGCGGCGGACCTCACCATGGCGGAGGCGCTGGAGACCTTCGTGCGCGACTTCGGGGCCTTCTCCGACATCGGCACCGAGGCCGCGGCGGCCGCGGAGGCCGCGCTGCGGGCCGACCCGGCGGGGCGGCGGACCACGCGGGACCGGCCGCGCGCGGGCCCCGTTCGCTCGCCTGAGACCGCGCGTTCGGGGCAGCGAACCCAGCAGCGGCGGGAGGCACGCCCACCCGGCCGCAAGGCCCCGGTGCGGGCGGTGGCCCTCACGTTGGAGGAGGTCGATGCGGGCGTCGTGCGGGCGCTGCGGCCGCCCTGCGGCGCGTGCCGGGGCAGCGGCGAGCGCCGCGGCGAGCTCCAGCGTGTGTGCGAGCGCTGCGACGGCGTGGGCGACGTTCAGGTGCTCAAGCGCACCCTGCTCGGACCCACCAAGGCGCCGCAGCGCTGTCCGGACTGCGGCGGCTCGGGGCGGCGCCCCCTGCCCCCCTGCCCCGCGTGCCGTGGCACCGGCGATCTGCCGAACAGCAACGCGCACGTGGTGGAAATCCCGCCGGGCGTCAGGGACGGCGGGAGGATCGAGGTCGGGCCGGCGGACGACCGCCTGGACGTCCGCGTCCAGGTCATGGAGCACGAGCGCTTCGTGCGCGTGGGCGACGACCTGCAGGCCGAGCTGCCGCTCACCTTCACTCAGGCGGCGCTGGGCGCCGTGATGGACGTGCCCACGCTGCGGGGCCGGGGCCGGGTGCGGGTGCCGGCCGGCACTCAACCCGGTGAGGAGCTGCGCGTGCAGGGCGACGGCCTGCCGGAGACGAGCGGCGTGGGCCGGGGAGACCTGCTGCTACGCACCACGCTGACGGTGCCGCGCAAGCTCGCCAAGGAAGACCGCAAGCTCCTCAAGGAGTTGGAGTTCGGCGGGGGACGCATCGGCGGCTTGCGCTACATCCTGCCGGCGGCGGCGCTGCTGATCGCGACGGTTTCAATGGCGCTGTGGTACTGGCAAGGCCCGCAGCGCGCCCCGGGTGGCGACGGGCTGGTGGCGGCCGGCCCGCCGGGCGCGGCGGCTCCCGAGCTGGCGAGCACGCTCCCCGCGGCGACCGAGCCGGCCGCGGGTGGCGGCGCCCAGCGCGCCGACCCGGAGCGAGCCGGCGGCGGGCCGACTCAGCCGGAGCCGCCGCCAGCCGGACCGGAGGAGGTCGCCGGGGCGCTGGCCGTCCTCCCGGCGGCGACGGGGGCTGACGCGGCGGCGGGGTCCGACGATGCGCGCCTGCTGGTGGGTGGCGCGGCCACGTGCGCGGGCTTGGACGGCGGCCGGCTGCGTTGCTGGGGAAGCGGACGCGGCCCGCTCCGCCTGGCGGCGATCCCGCGTACCGGCGACCCCAGATCGATTTCGGTCGGGATGCGGCACGCGTGCGTGGTGGACGTGGCAGGCGCGCTGAGCTGCTGGGGGGCCAACGAATCGGGCCAGATCGGCGACGGCGGCACGCGCGACCGACGCGGTCCGTGGCCGGTCCGCGCGCAGGCGCCTTTCGCGGAGGTGGCGGTGGGCGCCGGCCATACGTGCGCGCTGGGCGAGACCGGGGCGCTGAGCTGCTGGGGCGCGATAGCGGGCGGTCGCTCGGCTCCCGGCGTAGCCCTGGACGGAGCCATGTACGGCGGGCTCGTGGGCGGCTGGACGCACGCCTGCGCGCTCGACACCGACGGCTACGCCCACTGCCTGGGCGGCAACAGGTTCGGGCAGGTGGGAGACGGGACGACGCGGGACCGAGACGTCCCAGCGCCGGTGGCGTCCGACGCCCGCTTCGTCGCCCTCGCGGCCGGCTCCGGGCATACCTGCGGCGTGGACGTTGCCGGTCGCGCCTGGTGTTGGGGACGGAACGATGGCGGACAGCTAGGCCTGTCCGGCGGGGCACCCGCGGTCAGGCCGGTCGAGCTGGAAGCTCCGGTGGTATTCGTGTTCGTAACGGCGGGCGCGCGCTTTACGTGCGCGCTGGATGAGGAGGCACGGGCATGGTGTTGGGGAGCCAACGGATACGGGCAGTTGGGAACGGGCGACACGGACGGTCGCGCGCGGCCCTCACCGGTGCGGGGCGGGTTGCGCTTCCGCACCATCCAGGCGGGCGCGGCGCACGTGTGCGGGCAGACCACCCAGGGCGAGCTGGTGTGTTGGGGGGCGAACGTCGCCGGCCAGTTGGGCGACGCGTCGCGCGGCAACCGCTCGAGTCCGGTGCTCCTGCCGGGCGACTAGCGATGTTCTCCCAGAAGGGCGTCTCGCGCTCGACCTGGCTGCGCGGCGTGCTCGCCGGCGGAGCGATTCTCTGGGCGCTGGGCGCCTCGGCCGAGCCGGCCGCGGCGCAGGATCGCACGACCGAGGCGTGCCGCGCATACGTGAGCGCGGGAGGCGCCGTACCGGTGGCCCCCACGTCCGATCCCGACGAGGTCGAACGGCTGGTGTCGGCGGCGCTCCAGGCGAGCCTGCTGGAGGACCACGAGACCGCCGGACAGTTGCTCCAGCGCGCGCGGCGGTTGGCCCCCTCGGACCCCGACGTGGCCTACTACATGGGCCGCGCGCAGGTGGCCGCGGGTGACTCCGCCAACGCCATCGCCTCCTATTGCGCCTACCTGAATCTGGCGCCCAACGCCCCCGATCGCGCCGTGGTGCAGGCCACCGTCGCCGGCCTGCTGGATGGCGTACCCGCGCCGTCCCCCGCCGTCGAGGCGAGCGCGCCCGAGGGGTCTGGCCTGGCGTTCGGCCGCCTGGAGATCCTGGCCGTCGTGGGCGTCCTGTTGGCGATCCTGCTGGCCCTCCTGGCTGCCGGCACGGACGGGTCGCGCGTCCTGACGCGGGCGCGAGCCTACCTGGCCGAGCGCCGCCAGCGCCGCGTGGGAAGCATCGCCGCGTCCGCGCGCCGCGGAGTCTCGGAGGCCTGGCTAGAGCACGGCCTCAGGGATCGTGGCTCTCCGGGCCGGAGGCTGGAGCGGCTATCAGAAGCCCTCGAGCGACTCGGCGACCGCGAGATAGCCACGCTCGAGAGGCTCGAGGCGCGGCTCGCCGCGGGCGCGCGCGCGCTGACCCGTGTCATGGTCCGGCGCGACACCGCCTCCGGTGAGCGATCGCGCGAAGGGGAGCTCATCCCGCGGGGTGGCGACAGCGTCGCCATCGTGGTCATGCTCGCCATCGTGGCGGTGGCCGTCGTGGCGCTCAACACCATCCTGCTCCACGACGCGGTCGCCCAGGCGTTGCCTGCGCCCTCTTCCTTGACCGGGGTGGACGTCGCCCTGCTGGTGGCATTGGGCCTCGGCATCGCCGCCCTGGGCGCTGGCCTGCTGTGGTACGCGCTCGAGAGCGTGGAGGCGGCCAGCCTGCACACCCTTCTGTTCAAGCTCACGCCGTTCCTGCTGGTGTTCGGATTGACCACCGTGCAGGTTCTGGCCTACACGGTGGTAAGCGGTCGGCTGGACATTCCGGGCCGCCTGGACGTCGAACCGGGCACCATGCTCTATCCGGTGCTGAGCTACCTGGTGGTTCTCATCGGCGGGCTGATCCCGCTGTCTCTGGCCACCACCGGGTACTCGCTCTTCAACGGCCTCCAACGCGCGCGCGTGGCGACCAGTGAGCGGCGGCTGCAACGGGCCCTCGCCGACCGTCCGGAGGAGACTCTGGCGCGCATCGCCGAGCACACCGAACGGTTCCACCACGAGCTGATTCACGGCTTCAGGGACGCCGCGGGCATCGGCGGGGAAGACGAGGAGTCGGTGGCTCTCATCGTCAGGGAGGAGATCACGGCGCTTCAGCGCACCGCCCCGGCGGCGGTCGCCGTGCGTCCCACCACCGAGGTGCTCGGGCCGTTCCTCCTGGACCTCGGCGTGGTGGCCGCGTGGGCGCTCGTGGTCGGTCACGCGTTCCAGCTGTTTTCGCGCCCCGGCGGCGGGCTCGATCCGGTAGCTTGGGGAATCGCAGCGCTGGCCGCCGCGCTGGCGGTCACCGCCGCCGGCATCGTCGCCAAGCGCGTGCTGTTCGGGCGCGCCGGGCTCGGCACCACGCCTTCCCTGCCGCGCGGCCGGCCGGGCAAGCTCGTGCTCGGATTCGCGGCGGCGTGCGGGCTCCTCGGCGGGTTGCTCCTTCTCGCGCTCGCGTACGGCCTGCAGCCGCTTTCCAGCGGCCCGACGCTCAACCTGCTGTACGGCGGCCTGCTCACTCTCCTGCTGGCGCTCGCCGCCGCCGCGCTGGACGACGCCATCCTCGCTCTCGCCACTCTGCTCCGGATGACCGGGCACGGGAGCGTCTGGCTCTTGGCCGAGATCGCCGCCGGGGCGTCCTTCGTGGCCGAGGCCGCGCTCGCCACGCTCGCGCTGGTCGCCAGCGGCGGAGCCGGCAGCCGGCGCGAAGGCGCCGGAGAGCCGGACGCGGCGGGCTAGCCGCCGGCGCAGCGAAGTCCCCCTCGCGGGCGACGCGCACGGGCCTCCGCCACCGCGCGTCGTCCGCGTCGAAGGAAGCGCGGCCGAGCCTCGTATCCGGGCGCGAGATCCGGTCCCGGCCACTCCCGACAGCGGAGGCGCATGAGCGACGCGCTCATCCTGGAGAAGGTCACGAAGAGCTACGCGGAGCACGTGGCGGTGCGCGACTTGAGCATCCGCGTACCGACCGGCTCCGTCTACGGCATCCTCGGTCCCAACGGCGCGGGCAAGTCGACCACGCTACGCATGGTGATGAACATCCTGCTCAGGGACGAAGGAACCATTCGCCTGCTCGGTCGAGACCCCGAAACGGACCGGACGGTGCTGCGCAGGGTCGGCTATCTGCCCGAGGAGCGTGGGCTCTACAAGAAGATGAAGGTCATTGACGTGATCGTCTTCTTCGCGCGCCTGAAGGGGGTGGACGCGACCGAGGCAAGGCGGCGCGGCGGCGCCTGGCTCGAACGCATGGGGCTGGAAGAGTGGGTCCACGCCAACGTCGATACCCTGTCCAAGGGCATGCAGCAGAAGGTCCAGTTCATCACGACCGTGCTGCACGACCCGGAAGTGCTGATCCTGGACGAGCCGCAAGCCGGTTTGGACCCGGTGAACCAGGAGGTTCTGCGGGAGACGATCCTCAACGCCAGCCGGTCCGGGCACACCGTGATACTCAGCACGCACAACATGGCGGAAGCCCAGCGCATGTGTGATTCGGTGTGCATCATCGCCGACGGAGCCAAGGTGCTGGAAGGAGACGTGCGCGAGCTGCGGCGCCGGCATCGCGGCGATCGCTACGTGGTCGAATTCGATCGCGACACGGAGGAAGCGCGTCGGTTCATGGCCCAGAGTCGGTTGATCGGAGACGCCCGCGAGTCCGAGGAGGCCTGGCACGTGGAGTTGGCCGAGGGCGCCGATGCGCGCTCGTTCCTGGGTCAGCTCAGCGCCCTGGACATGCCCTTGACGCGCTTCGAGCACCTGCAGCCAACGCTGCACGAGATCTTCGTGAGC is a genomic window containing:
- a CDS encoding DnaJ domain-containing protein yields the protein MSGPDYYALLGVSRDAELAAIKQAYRRLALRYHPDRRGGDPSAAEAFRLVTEAYRVLRDPRKRPIYDRFGSTGLTIQEGPAADLTMAEALETFVRDFGAFSDIGTEAAAAAEAALRADPAGRRTTRDRPRAGPVRSPETARSGQRTQQRREARPPGRKAPVRAVALTLEEVDAGVVRALRPPCGACRGSGERRGELQRVCERCDGVGDVQVLKRTLLGPTKAPQRCPDCGGSGRRPLPPCPACRGTGDLPNSNAHVVEIPPGVRDGGRIEVGPADDRLDVRVQVMEHERFVRVGDDLQAELPLTFTQAALGAVMDVPTLRGRGRVRVPAGTQPGEELRVQGDGLPETSGVGRGDLLLRTTLTVPRKLAKEDRKLLKELEFGGGRIGGLRYILPAAALLIATVSMALWYWQGPQRAPGGDGLVAAGPPGAAAPELASTLPAATEPAAGGGAQRADPERAGGGPTQPEPPPAGPEEVAGALAVLPAATGADAAAGSDDARLLVGGAATCAGLDGGRLRCWGSGRGPLRLAAIPRTGDPRSISVGMRHACVVDVAGALSCWGANESGQIGDGGTRDRRGPWPVRAQAPFAEVAVGAGHTCALGETGALSCWGAIAGGRSAPGVALDGAMYGGLVGGWTHACALDTDGYAHCLGGNRFGQVGDGTTRDRDVPAPVASDARFVALAAGSGHTCGVDVAGRAWCWGRNDGGQLGLSGGAPAVRPVELEAPVVFVFVTAGARFTCALDEEARAWCWGANGYGQLGTGDTDGRARPSPVRGGLRFRTIQAGAAHVCGQTTQGELVCWGANVAGQLGDASRGNRSSPVLLPGD
- a CDS encoding ATP-binding cassette domain-containing protein, with protein sequence MSDALILEKVTKSYAEHVAVRDLSIRVPTGSVYGILGPNGAGKSTTLRMVMNILLRDEGTIRLLGRDPETDRTVLRRVGYLPEERGLYKKMKVIDVIVFFARLKGVDATEARRRGGAWLERMGLEEWVHANVDTLSKGMQQKVQFITTVLHDPEVLILDEPQAGLDPVNQEVLRETILNASRSGHTVILSTHNMAEAQRMCDSVCIIADGAKVLEGDVRELRRRHRGDRYVVEFDRDTEEARRFMAQSRLIGDARESEEAWHVELAEGADARSFLGQLSALDMPLTRFEHLQPTLHEIFVSHVGNAAHPRRRDEAQLHAEEALRA